Part of the Nerophis lumbriciformis linkage group LG24, RoL_Nlum_v2.1, whole genome shotgun sequence genome, cagacatgattttatttcagaattccttgagataaaaaaacgcctggttaggctttatgtatgtagtgtgtgcctttcttgttttacagctatgttgttattatgctgtttgttacttatgtatgttcagttgcagctatttaaaatagttttgtcaatttgttctggtctgaaacaaattggccctttaaaacatatctttgtctttgtgtgttgtatgtagaccacattgcttagcagagttcagtgatgcaaatgcatgtcaagttgatcaacacattgtattattctccagtgcaataacagtactaaaatgaaagctaaaagggcattaaatggggccttaaaaaaattaaaaaatatatataagtaactaaatagttacttttcacagtaacgcattactttttggtttaagtaactgagttagtaactgagttacttttgaaataaagtaactagtaactgtaactagttactggttttcagtaactaacccaacactgcatataagaatattctattactgttaagcaaactatgaataataaaacacgccaaaacatgtgtccttaatcatagctacacgtatgatataaaaaaaactgcgtgaaaatcagtggtatttagTGAGggaagatgaattaaatgcgctggcagttcattgctcctgccaaatgaattgcactgagtggagcggatcaccactccaagatggcggccccgcgtctcgtcagcgccggtaggcagtagcgctcgatgctgcgtacccttataagatgGCTATGATTGGCTGGAGCATAAATAAGGCggtccttttgtgtgaatgagcgtaaatgggagagggattttttttgggttggtgcactaattgtaagtgtatcttgtgttttttatattgatttaataaaaaaataaaaaaataaataaataaataaaaacaagcatTGCATTCCTCCCACCACAACACACCTCACGTGAGCTTTAGTATTCATTTTCTTAACACCACAATCATATTTGTTTATTCCATGCGTTTTTATATTCATGTAAAAATagtataaatatattgcactgtgTAAGGATAGTAAAACTGTGTTTAACCGTTGTTTCTAGTGGGTCATATTTCAGAGTGGCACGTCACAAACCAGGATGCGGAAACACGTGCTTTTTGACTGACTAATGTTATTTCCTCATATGAACTtacaaaaatattactttttatgaCTTCGACGGATATTAACACAACAGGTAATGATTCTACagttgactaaaaaaaaaatttcttattGTCGTTCCAATGTAATTTCCATTTTTTGTGAGACAGATAGGATGCAGAGTTCCAAGGTGTTGACCCTGGTGCTGGTGGTCCAGCCTGGCAGGGTCCTGCTGGGCATGAAGAAGCGAGGATTCGCGGCTGGGAGGTGGAACGGTTTTGGAGGCAAGGTTGAAAATGGAGAAACTATTGAGGAAGGAGCAAGGAGGTACGTTTATTTGAATAGGGTGAGGACATTATTGTATTTCGGGTTACACAACTATGTAACCAActcccatcaaggttttatatacctgtatgcagggacgtgcacatgattatagaggggcaggggctcgaAGTCAGAAAAGggtaggaattttttttttggtcctttacacaatatgcagaggtgggtagagtagccagaaattgtactcaagtaagagtactgttactttagagatttattactcaagtaaaagtaaggagtagtcacccaaatatttacttgagtaaaagtaaaaagtatgttgtgaaaaaactactcaagtactgagtaactgatgagtaacatacacacacatatacatatatacataccgtattttccgcactataagccgcacctaaaaaccacaaattttcacaaaagctgacagtgcggcttataacccggtgcgccttatatatggattaatataaatatttattttcataaagtttcggtctcgcaactacggtaaacagccgccatcttttttccccgtagaacaggaagcgcgtcttcttctacggcaagcaaccgccaaggtaagcacccgcccccatagaagaggaagtgcttcttcttctactgtaagcaaccacccgcccccgtagaagaagaagaagcgcgcggatattacgtttcatttcctttgtgtctttacatctgtaaagaccacaaaatggctcctactaagcgacaggtttccggttcatgaaaagacgcaatctctccatccgcacacggactactatttcacagcaactgcctaaagactttcaagaaaagctggctactttccgtgcatattgtaaaaacaagatagctgaaaaaaagatccggccagagaacattatcaacatggatgaggttccactgacttttgatattcctgtgaaccgcactgtggatacaacaggagcacgtacggtgaatattcgcaccacagggaatgagaagtcgtccttcactgtggttctagcttgccatgctaatggccagaaacttccacccatggtgatattcaaaaggaagaccttgccaaaagagacctttccagccggcgtcatcataaaagctaactcgaagggatggatggatgaagaaaagatgagcgagtggttaagggaagtttacgcgaagaggccgggtggcttttttcacgcagctccgtccatgttgatatacgactccatgcgcgcccacatcacgctggtttttaatatattattaaagtttgactgacctatctgactgtttttttgacattccctttagcgcagttagctgctgcttataacacggggcggcttataggtggacaacgtttttaaatatgccgttcattgaaggcgcggcttataacccacggcttatggtgcggaaaatacggtatatatatatatatatatatatatatacacacacacatttatatatatatacacatatatatacagtatataatttatatttatttattttgccgtttttgtttacatgttaaaggtgttttaatgaatatacatgcatgtttaatcaatcaatcaatctttatttatatagccctaaatcacaagtgtctcaaagggctgcacaagccacaacgacatcctcggtacaaagcccacatatagattcctttctttcatgaagacaagaatataagttggtgtattacctgattctgatgacttgcattgattgtaatcagatagtagtgctgatagcgtccgcgttttcaaatggaggagaaaaaaagttcctcctttctgtctaataccacatgaaagttgttggtttttggcatcttatttgtccagcttccatattcgtttttatacactttacaagaaatacattggcggcaaactccgtagcttgctagcttgtttgcgctggctttcggagactcttgttttgaaagtgcaggcgcgatggagcggcacttttattgtgaagacaggaactgtgcagtcagtctttaggcttttgacgggatgtacggttgaaataaaaaagggtcttttttccttcacacttttgattgattgattggaacttttattagtagattgcacagtacagtatatattccgtacaattgaccactaaatggtaacaccccaataagttttccaacttgtttaagtcaggtcatgtgaccgcctggctctgtttgattggtccaacgtcaccagtgactgcatctgattggtggaacggagtgaacgtcaccagtgactgtatttgttgaaacgcaggcactatgacggaccaaaacaaacaaagcgtgcattaacagatcgataaaaattagtagcgagtagcgagctgaatgtagataaaagtagcggagtaaaagtagcgtttcttctctataaatatactcaagtaaaagtaaaagtatgttgcattaaaactactcttagaagtacaatttatcccaaaagttactcaagtagatgtaacggagtaaatgtagcgcgttactacccacctctgacaatatggaaattaatgtaaaattaaatttgctaataggaagctaactacttagctgtgtgtcctttgtaggtaaaagtgattgccatttcttttgtgtcaacaaattattgtcataatgagttaattcacatgatCATAgccttggaagacatgaaaagcaacaaaacactggtttattgttaggctatttattgttaaagataagcactttaatattgagcattgaacagtgcaacatctcaggtgtgacactttctgaggtctgtggtctttcttgaattctggtgctagtacttggttttagccacgcattaagaggtctgctacccttagctgcttcctggcgctccttctccttcctttactgtatcctttctttttttggcattgtgctgcaggcataatcaacatgaatcaagtttaaatacagatggtaatattcctaacagataacctacatcttatatccccagaatgctgaaattactattactattaataataataataatccatccatccatccattttctaccgcttgtccctttcggggtcgcggggggcgctggagcctatctcagctacattcaggctgaaggcggggtacaccctggacaagtcgccacctcatcacagggcattattttttttaacatgcctcaaaacagcagcttgaaattttGGGAcaagcattaggaggttgaggtgggcagggttgggggggcggggttgaggtgggggggaggggtaAGAGGTAggtggagtgtatattgtagcgtcccggaagagttagagctgcaagggattctgggtatttgttctgttgtgtttatgttgtgttacggtgcggatgttctcccgaaatgtgtttgtcattcttgtttggtgtggattcacagtgtggcgcatatttgtagcagtgttaaggttgtttatacggccaccctaagtgtgacctgtatggctgatgaccaagtatgcgttgcattcacttatgtgtgtgtaaaagccgcatatattatgtgactgggccagcacactgttagtatggaggaaaagcgaacgtgacgacaggttgtagaggacgctaaaggcagtgcctttaaggcacgcccctgatgtccgggtggaaatcgggagaaattcgggagaatggttgccccaggagattttcgggaggggcactgaaattcgggagtctcccgggaatatcGGGAAACCGATACaataatagttattattattattatcattatcattcttcttattgttattattatcattattattttgttaacccccACAGTAATagaaaagtcacaataaactttatatctaaacctctactgtgagagaaacgtgatccgccgtaaacacagtgcattttattttgaaaattaacccggtgttttattttgtattttgtacactacttcctgtcccgcacgatccgctctgctctgtgcggaattggatgtgccgtgctcaattgatgcgccgtgctccgacgtccggcaaaaacagaagctgacacattgaataatagaataatacagttttttttatgaattattacccatattagatgctgaataagtggacggcgactagaccataactcacaggttcaagttgctccactgtcacgtctcctcaggggcgcatttggctctctctcctctcacgtactcactcactcgccctctctctctctctctggcggaagcggcaggctcaaacaacccggtattataagaaaacgtggagtttttgtaccgctgttttttttttttttacatccctgacaggaatttattaatgttgttcaaagaaaaacaaaaacaaaaaaaacacacacacacacaggcagagggcactttttaagacgagacaaaaaagggcaggggctcaagcacccatagggccctatgtgtgcacgtgcctgcctgtatgtaatgtagtgacaggcacattcataataaccagaggtgggtagagtagccagaaattgtactcaagtaagagtactgttactttagagcatgggtgtcaaactttggcccgccgtgtaatttcacttggcccttgaggcgatatcaaattaacactggagctggcccgccgattatatacagcgacggtgccgcggtaacacctcattcaccgctaattctcatacttgccaaccctcccaggagactcccaaTTTCACTGCCCCTCCCAATAatagtcacgtctgcttttcatccagtccaacgggggctggcccagtcacatatgtgcggcttctgcacacacacacacacaagtgaatgtcacgcatacttaatcaacagcgatacaggttacactgagggtgcccgtataaacaacttttacactgttagaaatatacgccacactgtgaacccacaccaaacaagaatgacaaacacattttgggagaacatctgcaccgtaacacaacataaacacaacagaacaaatacccagaaccctttgcagcactaactcttccaggacgctacaaggtgtgtgtgtgtgtgtgtgtggggggagggtgtatattgtagcgtccaggaagagttagtgctgcaaagggttctgggtatttgttctgttgtgtttataaatgataaatgggttatacttgtatagcgcttttctaccttcaaggtactcaaagcgctttgacagtatttccacattcacccattcacacacacgttcacacactgatggcgggagctgccatgcaaggcgctaaccagcagccatcaggagcaagggtgaagtgtcttgcccaaggacacaacggacgtgactaggatggtagaaggtggggattgaaccccagtaatcagcaaccctccgattgctggcacggccactctaccaacttcgccaccccgttatgttgtgttacggtgcggaagttctcccaaaatgtgtttgtcattcttgtttggtgtgggttcacagtgtggcgtatatttctaacagtgcaaaagttgtttatacgggcaccctcagtgtaacctgtatcgctgttgcatTCACATGTTTGTGCATACAGACGCCGCACAtatttgtgatcgggccggcacgttgttagaatggatgaaaagcagacgtgacgacagctcgtattCGACGTTAAAGGCTGTCCCGGCGGACTACGAGATAAAATGACTGATAAAGacatttgttcgataatgaaggttgcctcagctcaaagcctgagcccgacATTAataaactagcatccaagaaaagatggcaggtatctggcttaggcatatcagattagatcagtgtgttgcaaactgagcagtttaaagtcctgaatggttggtttattcattgtgattttattttcaaatgtattagcctgtggaaaaagttaatgttgatatttacctcagaaggctgcaaatagaaaagaggcattacatttttatttaaattgtatttgatatgccattgatatttttaaattattattattattatttgaaactcgattttgcatgtcactataaagttatataagccttgcttgttcaatattcaatgcaaaacttgtttgggtccctattaaaaggttaatttgttcaaccttggcccgcggctttgttctgttttacattttggcccactctgtatttgagtttgacacccctgctttagagatttattactcaagtaaaagtaaggagtagtcacccaaatatttacttgagtaaaagtaaaaagtatgttgtgaaaaaactagtcaagtactgagtaactgatgagtaacttgttcgtttaatgatgacggcaacaaatacataaaaatagcaatgagcaaattcagagccaggaatatctcttaagcaactaaaacaataacattaatacattaacataaaaaatttaaggcaaattgagccacaataacttaacagcaccataggctcagtaggcagagattacaaaggaaaataacaagttagcctttacgcaaacctgcacctgagaacacactgtgcacttctgattggtgtttgtatgcatgcgtgagtgtgtgtgcgtgtgtgtctctgtctatgaggctgcagtgcgttaataaatgcccccacacgatgtacatttgacagtgattcatagcagggaagctaacatcagcctacggtgacagccaaaatatctactaacgttacttaccgcgatgtgcttcctcaaatttgacgttaagttcatgtaagcttgttgttgttttgccgctGAAACATCAGCAGCTGTCACATGACCAGACGGTCATGTGACTGCCGCTGTTTTGaggcttgttaaaaaaaataatgcactttgtgacttcaataataaatatggcagtgccatgttggcatttttttccataacttgagttgatttattttggaaaaccttgttacattgtttaatgcatccagcggggcatcacaacaaaattaggcataataatgtgttaattccaccactgtgtatatcggtatcggttgatattggaatcggtaattaagagttggacaatatcgggatatcggcaaaaaagccattatcggacatctctagtatttatagcaggggtgctcattacgtcgatcgcaagctaccggtcgatctcggagggtgtgtcagtcgatcaccagccaggcattaaaaaaatagtcctaaaaatgagcgatcataaatcttcactatgacgtcactttcgtcacttgattgacattcacggcacccgagggtcttctgagatggcgctggctgctgccagctcattaaaattaccgactggaaggcgagaaacactttcttTCAACAGACtccggcgccgtacctgtcgtcaaaactccaaagaccgactgcacagttgcacagttgtgctaacaaaataagagtctcagaaagctggcgtgcacaagctagcaagctacggagtttgccgacaatgtatttcttgtaaagtgtatacaaaggagtacggaagctggacaaataagatgccaaaaaccaaccactttcatgtggtattggacagaaaggaggactttttttctcctccattcgaaaatgcggacattatcagcaccactgtctgattccaatcaatgcaagtcatcagaatcaggtaatacaccaacttatattcttgtcttcatgaaagaaaggaatctatatgtgttaaacatgcttgtattatctttaaacacctttaacttattaacaatattaactatatgtgttaaacatgcttgtattatctttaaacacctttaacttattaacaatattaactatatgtgttaaacatgcttgtattatctttaaacacctttaacttattaacaatattaactacatgtgttaaacatgcttgtattatctttaaacacctttaacttgttaacaatattaactatatgtgttaaacatgcttgtattatctttaaacacctttaacttgttaacaatattaactatatgtgttaaacattcttgtattatcattaaacacctttaacttgttaacaatattaactatatttattaaacatacttgtattatcattaaacacctttaattttttaacaatattaactatatgtgttaaacatgcttgcattatcattaaacaccttttaacttgttaacaaaaacatatttcataaataagtaaatataaattatatatatgaatgaggtagatccccacgacttgatcaattgaaaagtagctcgcctgcagaaaaagtgtgagcacccctgatttatagAATGTACTGCGGGCCGTTAAAAATTtagcgggctgcaaatggcccccgggccacactttggacaccctgatACTGTATATTAGTAAGTACATTGAAAGAAACAATATTGTGCCTTCTATGTCAGATGTTGTATTGCTTTATTCATAAACCATTTTGAGTGTGAATAAAGTTGAATTGTAAGTAAAATTAAAATGCTAAAACATAACTTTTATATTACTTGCGCCTTTTTTTTTAGGGAACTCCTTGAAGAAAGTGGCCTCACAGTGGATGCTCTCGAGAAGGTGGGAAATATAAAGTTTGAATTTGTCGGAGAGACGCAGCTGCTGGACGTTCATATTTTCAGAGCGGACTCGTACAACGGAGAACCAATTGAAACCGAAGGTACATTTTCCACAACACCACACAGTTCTAAATCATTTCTACTCCAGGAAAAtaaacatgttatttttttttttttttgtgctatag contains:
- the nudt1 gene encoding oxidized purine nucleoside triphosphate hydrolase, yielding MTSTDINTTDRMQSSKVLTLVLVVQPGRVLLGMKKRGFAAGRWNGFGGKVENGETIEEGARRELLEESGLTVDALEKVGNIKFEFVGETQLLDVHIFRADSYNGEPIETEEMRPQWFDWDKIPYSQMWPDDSMWFPMLLQKKKFSGYMLFQGHDVILSHKLEEVDEL